Proteins from one Monodelphis domestica isolate mMonDom1 chromosome 6, mMonDom1.pri, whole genome shotgun sequence genomic window:
- the LOC100029534 gene encoding serum amyloid A protein-like, which produces MKLPTTIFLLFSLILCVKSQNWLRDSARFVKEAGQGAGDMWRAYRDMREANYKNSDKYFHARGNYDAARRGPGGAWAARVISDGREFFQGGSSGRGVEDSRADQFANRWGRSGKDPNHFRPAGLPSKY; this is translated from the exons ATGAAGCTCCCCACAACCATCTTCTTACTCTTCTCCTTGATCCTCTGTGTCAAGAGCCAGAATTGGCTTAGAGATTCTGCAAGATTCGTAAAGGAGGCTGGTCAAG GTGCTGGAGATATGTGGAGGGCCTACAGGGACATGCGTGAAGCCAATTATAAAAATTCAGACAAATACTTCCATGCTCGTGGAAATTATGATGCTGCCCGGAGGGGACCTGGTGGAGCCTGGGCAGCTAGAGTGATCAG TGATGGACGAGAATTCTTTCAGGGTGGCAGCAGCGGCAGGGGAGTGGAGGATTCTAGGGCAGACCAATTCGCAAATAGATGGGGCAGGAGTGGCAAAGACCCCAATCATTTCAGGCCAGCTGGTTTGCCCTCCAAATATTGA